GGATCTGCTTTCCCCAGTGAGAGACCTGGCAGGGGCttggggagaggggaggtgCCCAGAGCCCAGGTGGGATCCCACTGCATTGGGATACACCCCCTGTAGGTCCCAGCAGGGTGTTGGGGTACACCTTCTTGTGGGTCCCAGCAGGGTGTTGGGGTACACCTTCTTGTGGGTCCCAGCAGGGTGTTGGGGTACACCCCCTGTAGGTCCCAGCAGGGTGTTGGGGTACACCTTCTTGTGGGTCCCAGCAGGGTGTTGGGGTACACCTTCTGTGGGTCCCAGCAGGGTGTTGGGGTACACCTCCTGTGGGTCCCAGCAGGGTGTTGGGGTACACCCCCTGTGggtcccagcagtgtcccccCCACACCGTGGGGTCCCACCTGTGTCTGCTCGTCGATCTCCTTGCGGATGCGCTCCCCCAGCACGATGAGCACGGACACGGCTGTCTGCACATCGCCCTGCTCGGCGTAGAAGAGCAGCGTGTCCCGCACGATGGGGCTGAAGAAGTCGGAGGGCAGACGGTTCTCATAGAGCGAGTGGGAGATGGAGATGAGGGAGAAGGACTCCACGGGGGTCAGCGACACCGTCTCAGCCTCATTGCCGCTGACGTGAGGGGAGTCAGCCTTGTCCTGCAGGTGGTCCAAGGCTGAGGGGTTGTCCACAATTTCGTGGCGCAGGGGGAAGGCTTCCTGGGGAAGGCTGTATTCCTGCTCTTCAGCTGCAAGGAGATAGTAGGAATGAGTAGGGAAGGCCAGAAGAAAATCCAGCTGCATGTTTGGGAcaggcagcacctcccagcACCAGCCATGCCCTCACCATGGGGGTTCTCATGGTCCATCATGTACAGGTCATCCTCATCTGCCTCCACATCTCCCAGCAGGTAATCCGCAGGGACATCGCTGCCCTCCGTCTCCTCATTGTCTGCATGCCCAGTGAGAGAGAAATCAGCTCATCACATGGTTGGATCCACCTCCCTGTATCCTGCCCCAgcgtgccaggctgtgcccgaGCCAGACAGCTCAGATTCCCATCTGGTCACATTCCTGGCACCCACAGCCACCACTGACACTGTCATCCCACATCACAGGAGTAAActgtcctcctgcagctccctgatGCTTGGTGTCCTTcacctggggctggagcaggtccagacaCCCCAATTTACAGGATAAATGCACCAGTTCATGCCACATCTACAGCGAAGGAGGGAAGAGCTGTAGGAGTGGGACTGTTCTCCCCACAGGAATGTTACCCTCGTTGTTGATCAGGGTGGAGGAGGAGTCCATGAGGATGTTTTCCGTGCGGCTTTCTCCTTTGCTGCGGTCCAGTCTGGACTCGCTGCCCAGCCCAGAGGGGATGTCCTTCAAGttaaagctggggaaaaaagccaaatttAGTAGTCACAGAGGTTTAAAGCTTCCATTCCAGCCAGCAAACAGCCTGGACAGAGGTCTCCACTTGCAGTTAGAATGGTGAAACCCAAGATACAGTGATTTCCCTGAGAGAGCAGCAGTCACCCATCCCCATGGTGTGACTTGAAAACAAAGACATGTTGCAGTTGTGATCACAACCCTTCCTCCAAGCCTGGTGTCACTGCACATGCACTGCAAAGGTCTTCCTGAAGCATTTCAGAGCTGAGCAGACCCTCAGCTTCATCTCCTTCCACTTGGAGGCAGGTGAACAGGAGCTGTCTCACTTCAAGGCTGTTTGTTATGCATCATCATGCTCAGCTTTCACcaatggaaaagggaagggatgtggttggagcagagcccagcagtgtTTCAGTCAGTGGCAGAGTGAcccagctggaggcagagcttGCTCAAGGacagtgctttttttcttttgatgttaTTTGAGGATCTGTCACTCACTGTGGGAACCTGGCCCTGCGAGGTCTGACAGATAATGTGGAGTCCTCACCTTTCACGTTTATGTCAttgagaagaggaaaaacaagttttcctgctccatcagccctgctcctgccccatgACTGGGACAGactggatgtcaggaagaaattcttccttgtgagggtgggcaggccctggcagaggttgcccagagaagctgtggctgccccatccctggaagtgtctaaggccaggttggacggggcttggcacagcctgggatagtggaaggtgtccctgtccatggcagtggGTGGAACGAGATGAGCCTTAAGGTTGAaaccaaaccagtctgtgattccattaTAAGAATCTATCACTCCATCCCAGCCAAGGAGTTGTCTCCACTCTCCCACtcacagagctgccccagccatgACATCCCTCACTGCAGCTCCAACACTCTGTACCTGTTCATGAGCGGGAGGGCAGTGCTGCCTTTCCCCATGCTGTGGTTGAGGTTGGCAGAGGACACCGTGCCGAGGCTGGAATAGATAATCCGCAGCATCGTCCACGTTTGGGCCACCTGCGTGGGAAACACCAACTGGAGACCTTGCCAGGCTCCAAGCCGGGTCCTGTGCCTgcactccctgccccacagctcacCTGGTTGCGGTCCAGGCCCTTGGCCACCTTGGCGTTGTGGTCGCAGAGCTCGGCCAGCGGCCGGCCGGCCAGCACGTACTGCCTGGCCGTGTGCACGAACCAGTCCATGCTGCCGCTCTCCACGTCCGTCTCGAACACGCTGAGGGCGCTGGAGGATGAGATGTACTCGAACTGCTCCGTGGGGTCCAGCTTGCGCTTGAAGAAGATGGGGTGCCGCCGGTCCCCGATGTAGGGCTTGCGGTTGGAGTCGGAGGAGATGAGGCTCTCCTTGGCGGCGAAGGCCAGGTCTCCATAGAGGCTGTAGCACAGCCCTTCGGGGTTGGCCCGGTCGATGGGCTGGCTGGCATCCTTGAAGATGTGCTGGTAAAGGGTGCTGTCCTTGGAGCCCGACAGGAGGAAATAGGGGTCGTGGAGGTGCCGCCACACGATGCCTGTGGTGACGTCCTTGTGCTCCTCGAACATGGCGGAGGGGATGAAGGGGCGCCGCACGTCCCACACGTAGATGTTGTGGTCCACCATCATGGAGCAGGTGGCAATGTGGTGCTTGCACTCGGGGCGCCACTTCACCCGTGCAACCGAGGCGATGGTCTGCACGCAGTAAATCTCCTTGGCCCGCGTTGTGTTCATGTCCCACACCTTCACCATCTTGTCCCGGCCACCCGTGGCCAGCCAGCCCCTGGGAGAATGGTGCAGGAAAATGGGGAGATGCCAGTGTGGGTCTGTGCCCCTTCACCTCTCCCATCCTGGCACAGAAACACTCACAGCACAAATGTGTCACGGCAATCACATCCTCCTGCGTGCTCCCCTGAGGCCTCTGCTCTCCAACAACCACGTCAGGCAACATCCTCCTTCCCGCCCCCACTGAAGGCCCTGCACCTTTAGAGCCACACTCCCAGTCAGATCAGTTCCCTCCACCTCTGGTTTCTGCTCACCAGGCatagcagagaggaaaaaggcCACTTTGAACCTATTTCAGTGCCTCTCTAAGCTCATGAGCAgttgcagccctgcctggcagagaGTGAAGGGACTTGCACACCACAACAGCTGCTTCCCAACCACACCccaggaaaggcaggagggaaatGTGAGAAAATACAGGTGAGACATGCCCCAGAATATACACCCTCAGTGCACCTTGGTTACCCTGCTTGCTATACCTGACCATTAGCAATCCAGTGCCTCTAAATTCCCTATTTTgtcaaaaccaaacctaaaccCCCCCAACATGGCTTCAAATCCTCAAACCAATAACTGCTTCTGTCTTCCAGCAATGTCCTAGCCCCTGACACAGTGACCAAGATATCAGAGacccttctttttcccctgaaaGTTCCCAGACGCATTTTTAGGGCCTCCCTTGTGCCTGCAAGGCCAGGTGGCTGCCAGGGCCCGGCCCACACCCACCTGTCCTCCGGGTGCCAGTCACAGCAGAACACGGGCCCGTTGTGGGCTGTGAACATCCTCTCGTAGCGGTCGGGCCGCCGGATGTCCCACAGCTGCACGTTCCCGTTCTCGAAGGTGGCGGCAAAGGTGAAATAGTCCCGGATGCTGAACTGCACGTCACGCACGCTCTCCGACTGGCCTGAGGGCACAAAAGTCAAGATCCAGTGGGACAGAGCTCCAGCCGAGCTAAAAACCCCACTGGAAGAGCCATGGGGGTCCCTGGTTCGGAgagaagcaggagcagggagtgaTGTGACCATCTCccatctccagccccagccccagcccactGCTGAGGGACAAAAATGCACCAAAATGCCTctcagctccctccctccttgtTTAGGGCATCACACCTGAGCAAACCTTCCTCCTGAGCGCAGGAAAGGGCTAAGCCTCAGTCCCTCCTGAGAGAAAGAGGACAAGCGAGGAAAGGACAAAGCCCCCAACCCCCTTCCCCCCCAGGGCAAGGGGACAAGAATGGAAAGGACAAAGCCCTCAacccccttccccccccagCGGAAGGGGACAAGAAGGGAAAGGACAAAGCCCCCAACCTCTGGCCCCCCCAAGGCAAGGGGACAAGAATGGAAAGGACAAAGCCCTCAACCCCCTTCCCCCCCAGGGCAAGGGGACAAGCAGGGAAAGGACAAAGCCCCCAACCTCTGCCCCCCCCAGGGCAAGGGGACAAGAAGGGAAAGGACAAAGCCCCCAACCCCCTTCCCCCCCAGGGCAAGGGGACAAGCAGGGAAAGGACAAAGCCCCCAACCCCCTTCCCCCCCAGGGCAAGGGGACAAGCAGGGAAAGGACAAAGCCCCCAACCTCTGCCCCCCCCAGGGCAAGGGGCAGCCCAGAGCCACGCCCGTACCAGAGAAGGTGCTGACAGAGTCCTTCTTGCGCAGGTCGAAGCACTTCATGTACCCGTCCTGGGAGCCACTGAGCAGCATGTACACCTCGGTGGGGTGGAAGCACACCTTGTTCACAGTGCGCTTGTGCTCCGTGAACAGCTGGTCCTGCTTGTTGCGGGACGGCTTGCCCAGGTTCCAGGTGACCACCACGCCGTTGGTGGCGGCCGTGGCCAGCAGGTTCTCATCCATCTGGTGCCACACCACGTCGGCACAGCTGAAGTTTAGGGAGGGTTTGCGGCCAACACGCAGGTTCAGCTTCTCCACGAACTGCTCCTCCTCGATGGAGTAGATCTTGAAGATGTTGCGTCCGGCCACCACCACCTGGGCGGCGTCGCGGCACACGCTGATGGCGTTGGCAGGGGCATCCAGGTGGCAGAACATGGTGCGGCCCGTCAGGGTGTtgccccccagggctgtggtgacCCTGGCCATCTTCTCCATGGCTGTCCTCGGGGCGCTGTCCCCTCTCCAGGAGCAGGCTCGCAGACTCGTGTCCCCACAGGGCTCATGCACACTCAGGCGGCCCTGCTCGCCctcagccagagctgggcagggccaggctgggctcccGCAGCTCCCTCTGGGCCCAGGGGGCTCCCGCCGCCCCTCTGTGTGGCTGCATCAAGGGGCTTGGGGCTGGGAGGCCACTGAGCTGCCGGGTGCGGGAAGCACAGCTGGGCCCTCCTCCTGATGTGACTCCCTCCCCGGGAGTTCCTGAAAACCTTTTCTGGGttccttcttccctctgagATGTTTCCCtggccagggcagctgctgctgacgGGTCAGGCTGACTGTGCTGTGGGCCCaggtgagcagtgctggcaaCACAAG
This genomic window from Pithys albifrons albifrons isolate INPA30051 chromosome 16, PitAlb_v1, whole genome shotgun sequence contains:
- the WDR24 gene encoding GATOR2 complex protein WDR24, with the translated sequence MEKMARVTTALGGNTLTGRTMFCHLDAPANAISVCRDAAQVVVAGRNIFKIYSIEEEQFVEKLNLRVGRKPSLNFSCADVVWHQMDENLLATAATNGVVVTWNLGKPSRNKQDQLFTEHKRTVNKVCFHPTEVYMLLSGSQDGYMKCFDLRKKDSVSTFSGQSESVRDVQFSIRDYFTFAATFENGNVQLWDIRRPDRYERMFTAHNGPVFCCDWHPEDRGWLATGGRDKMVKVWDMNTTRAKEIYCVQTIASVARVKWRPECKHHIATCSMMVDHNIYVWDVRRPFIPSAMFEEHKDVTTGIVWRHLHDPYFLLSGSKDSTLYQHIFKDASQPIDRANPEGLCYSLYGDLAFAAKESLISSDSNRKPYIGDRRHPIFFKRKLDPTEQFEYISSSSALSVFETDVESGSMDWFVHTARQYVLAGRPLAELCDHNAKVAKGLDRNQVAQTWTMLRIIYSSLGTVSSANLNHSMGKGSTALPLMNSFNLKDIPSGLGSESRLDRSKGESRTENILMDSSSTLINNEDNEETEGSDVPADYLLGDVEADEDDLYMMDHENPHAEEQEYSLPQEAFPLRHEIVDNPSALDHLQDKADSPHVSGNEAETVSLTPVESFSLISISHSLYENRLPSDFFSPIVRDTLLFYAEQGDVQTAVSVLIVLGERIRKEIDEQTQEHWYTSYIDLLQRFQLWNISNEVIKLSTCRAINCLNQASTTLHVNCSNCKRPMSNRGWICDRCRQCASMCAVCHHVVKGLFVWCQGCSHGGHLQHIMKWLETSSHCPAGCGHLCEYT